One part of the Sorangiineae bacterium MSr11954 genome encodes these proteins:
- a CDS encoding TonB-dependent receptor — protein MGLAQPAPATAPPASNEPVATEIKVTGKREPTVGSRIREPLRDIPATVHVLTHRDLEERGAANVVGALSWVAGLQPQLEYGGFTTMTIRGFKEFVSLVDGVRDARFQVIGSAPTGNLAGIDRIEVLKGPASALYGYGGVGGVVNFVHKQPSRRFGYDGSLAVGGPTLMRRATAGVTGPLGEHLAFRADAGIVDDDDFRRARSSSANFAGALQWSPFARHRFVLRARHQKLHFSTDTGLPTERGSVPAEIPLDRRFNTPWDYLDGSFYDAVLEYSHNPTDRIKWTTSVAISHNPYEYKSAEALSIGPNQTVRRNWVALGHEWNQLSARVEGQWRGDLVVPHRALVGYEFSYLFSHHPRFINNSADIELAPYLDELAPVPYRDGLDPQGDYATEKIGRRTQHQVTHGVFVHDTMQLVDGVKLSASGRLDRWGYDTETVTFSAGARPASETSAHRSALAATFRAGVVLQPKDWLTFYGVAGTSFSPVRVVSADGRALDPERGRQYELGARADAFGRRLHVDVAAYNLRKTDVVVTRRQGLYEQAGSQTSRGFEVSATWDPVDRCSLRLGYAYTLARYDSYASSEGNYAGKNPPNVPDHSLTAWGSYRFPWGLGAGAGVRIVGSQWANVENTVPMPAYALASAAGYYTFGQVELALHLDNVFNARQYFVSSIYGTQLTPGVPRTVLVSLRFKS, from the coding sequence ATGGGCCTCGCTCAGCCGGCGCCGGCGACCGCACCGCCAGCCTCGAACGAGCCCGTCGCGACCGAGATCAAGGTCACGGGAAAGCGAGAGCCCACCGTCGGCTCGCGTATCCGGGAGCCGCTTCGCGACATTCCCGCCACGGTTCATGTGCTGACCCACCGCGACCTCGAGGAGCGCGGCGCGGCCAATGTGGTGGGGGCGCTGTCGTGGGTCGCGGGGCTGCAACCTCAGCTCGAGTACGGCGGGTTCACCACGATGACCATCCGCGGCTTCAAGGAGTTCGTGAGCCTGGTCGACGGCGTTCGCGACGCGCGATTTCAGGTCATCGGTTCGGCGCCGACCGGCAACCTGGCCGGCATCGATCGCATCGAGGTGCTCAAAGGCCCCGCGTCCGCCCTCTATGGCTACGGTGGGGTGGGCGGCGTCGTGAACTTCGTCCACAAACAGCCCTCCAGACGCTTTGGTTACGACGGCTCGCTCGCGGTGGGCGGTCCAACGCTCATGCGCCGCGCCACCGCCGGGGTCACCGGACCGCTGGGCGAGCACCTCGCGTTTCGCGCGGACGCGGGGATCGTGGATGACGACGACTTTCGCCGGGCGCGCTCGTCCAGCGCCAATTTCGCGGGCGCGCTGCAATGGTCACCTTTCGCGCGGCACCGCTTCGTGCTCCGCGCGCGTCATCAGAAGCTCCACTTCTCCACCGATACCGGATTACCGACCGAGCGCGGCTCCGTTCCCGCCGAGATCCCGCTCGATCGTCGCTTCAATACCCCGTGGGATTACCTGGATGGCTCCTTCTACGATGCCGTCCTCGAGTACTCCCACAACCCCACCGATCGCATCAAATGGACGACGAGCGTCGCGATCAGCCACAATCCCTACGAATACAAGTCCGCCGAGGCTCTATCCATCGGCCCGAACCAGACCGTCCGCCGGAATTGGGTCGCCCTCGGGCACGAGTGGAATCAGCTGTCCGCTCGAGTCGAAGGCCAATGGCGCGGAGACCTCGTGGTGCCGCATCGGGCGCTGGTCGGATACGAGTTTTCGTATCTCTTTTCCCATCATCCTCGGTTCATCAACAACAGCGCGGACATCGAGCTCGCTCCCTACCTCGACGAGCTCGCCCCCGTCCCTTACCGCGACGGGCTCGATCCGCAGGGGGATTATGCGACCGAGAAGATCGGCCGCCGCACGCAGCATCAAGTCACGCACGGCGTTTTCGTGCACGATACGATGCAGCTCGTGGACGGCGTGAAGCTGTCCGCGAGCGGCCGTCTCGACCGATGGGGCTACGATACGGAGACGGTCACCTTCAGCGCGGGGGCGCGGCCGGCATCGGAGACATCGGCGCATCGAAGCGCCCTCGCGGCGACGTTTCGCGCCGGGGTCGTGCTTCAACCCAAAGACTGGCTCACGTTTTACGGGGTCGCAGGGACGTCGTTCAGCCCCGTGCGGGTGGTCTCGGCGGATGGCCGCGCGCTCGATCCGGAGCGGGGGCGGCAGTACGAGCTGGGCGCGCGCGCCGACGCCTTCGGCCGGCGTCTTCACGTCGACGTGGCCGCCTACAACCTGCGAAAGACCGACGTGGTCGTGACCCGCAGACAAGGTCTCTACGAGCAGGCGGGCTCGCAGACGTCGCGCGGCTTCGAGGTCAGCGCAACGTGGGATCCGGTCGACCGGTGCTCGCTGCGCCTGGGGTACGCGTACACCTTGGCGCGCTACGATTCCTACGCATCCTCGGAAGGAAACTACGCGGGGAAGAATCCGCCCAATGTGCCCGATCATTCGTTGACCGCCTGGGGGAGCTATCGGTTCCCCTGGGGGCTGGGCGCCGGCGCGGGGGTGCGGATCGTTGGAAGCCAATGGGCCAATGTCGAAAACACCGTACCCATGCCCGCATATGCGCTCGCGAGCGCCGCGGGCTACTATACCTTTGGTCAGGTCGAGCTCGCGCTCCACCTCGATAACGTCTTCAACGCACGGCAGTACTTCGTTTCGTCGATCTACGGCACGCAGCTCACGCCAGGCGTCCCGCGCACCGTGCTCGTGAGCTTGCGATTCAAATCATGA